One Apodemus sylvaticus chromosome 14, mApoSyl1.1, whole genome shotgun sequence DNA window includes the following coding sequences:
- the Otud1 gene encoding OTU domain-containing protein 1 — MQLYSSVCTHYPAGTPGPTAAAPPATAAAFKVSLQSASPAAAAAAAPEPDTGERPPAAATEPREAAAAAAMPAFSACFERSGSTAAPPGACSKPPLPPHFTSTAHIAVRALGAERLLLPPPSAPAPPRRGSSAWLLEELLRPDEPAAPNAARDAPDRNFRLSEHRQALAAAQHRAPAPAPVGPEPGAGPWGEERRAERSHRGWDRASGRSDASGTDAHRRQDPEAEAQPVPAPARSSGEPAQNGEGEAVGAPRADPRDEKLALYLAEVERQDKYLRQRNKYRFHIIPDGNCLYRAVSKTVYGDQSLHRELREQTVHYIADHLDHFSPLIEGDVGEFIIAAAQDGAWAGYPELLAMGQMLNVNIHLTTGGRLESPTVSTMIHYLGPEDSLRPSIWLSWLSNGHYDAVFDHSYPNPEYDNWCKQTQIQRKRDEELAKSMAISLSKMYIEQNACS; from the coding sequence ATGCAGCTCTACAGCAGCGTGTGCACCCACTACCCTGCGGGCACGCCGGGCCCCACGGCCGCCGCCCCgcctgccaccgccgccgccttCAAGGTCTCCTTGCAGTCAGCCagccccgccgccgccgccgccgccgccccggaGCCGGATACCGGAGAGCGCCCACCCGCCGCGGCCACCGAACCACGCgaagccgccgccgccgccgccatgcCCGCCTTCTCTGCCTGCTTCGAGCGGTCCGGGTCCACCGCTGCCCCGCCCGGCGCGTGCAGCAAGCCGCCGCTGCCTCCGCACTTCACGTCCACGGCGCACATCGCGGTGCGGGCCCTGGGCGCCGAGCGCCTCCTGCTGCCGCCACCCTCGGCCCCCGCGCCGCCGCGTCGCGGTTCCTCCGCCTGGCTGCTGGAAGAGCTGCTCCGGCCGGACGAGCCCGCGGCCCCGAACGCCGCCCGTGATGCGCCGGACAGGAACTTCCGACTGAGCGAGCATCGCCAGGCCCTGGCAGCCGCCCAGCACCGGGCCCCTGCACCGGCCCCCGTCGGCCCGGAGCCCGGAGCCGGCCCGTGGGGTGAGGAGCGCCGGGCGGAGCGCAGCCACCGAGGTTGGGATCGGGCGAGCGGTCGCAGCGACGCCTCCGGGACCGACGCGCACCGACGGCAAGATCCCGAAGCCGAGGCTCAACCGGTCCCCGCACCGGCACGGAGCAGCGGCGAGCCGGCCCAGAACGGCGAAGGCGAAGCCGTAGGCGCGCCCCGGGCGGATCCCAGGGACGAGAAGCTAGCCCTGTACCTggcagaggtagagaggcaggacAAGTACTTGAGGCAGAGGAACAAGTACCGATTCCACATCATCCCGGATGGCAACTGCCTCTACCGAGCTGTCAGCAAGACTGTGTACGGGGACCAGAGCCTGCACCGAGAGCTGAGGGAGCAGACCGTGCACTACATCGCGGACCACCTCGACCACTTCAGCCCCCTCATTGAGGGCGACGTGGGGGAGTTTATTATCGCTGCTGCCCAAGATGGGGCGTGGGCCGGATACCCCGAATTGCTGGCCATGGGGCAGATGCTGAATGTGAATATACACTTAACTactggagggaggctggagagccCCACCGTGTCTACCATGATCCACTATCTGGGCCCAGAGGATTCTCTAAGGCCCAGTATTTGGCTCAGTTGGCTCAGCAATGGACACTATGATGCTGTTTTTGACCACTCCTATCCTAACCCAGAGTATGACAATTGGTGCAAGCAAACCCAAATACAGAGAAAACGCGATGAAGAACTTGCCAAGTCCATGGCCATATCCCTGTCCAAAATGTATATTGAACAAAATGCATGTTCTTGA